Below is a genomic region from Aquila chrysaetos chrysaetos chromosome 13, bAquChr1.4, whole genome shotgun sequence.
AAAGCAttcattaatattattaaaactCCATCCAGGGACACAGAAGTTTGAGGAAGCCCCTGCCTTCACCAGTGCTGTTTCGACACCAAACAAAGCATGGCCAGTGGAAGTAAAAAGCCACACTGCTCAAGGTGAAACGCTGACGATACCATCCTTTACAATGCCTCAGATTGCACCTGGAAGCAGTACTCCAAGTgcaagcagcaacagcagctgttCCACGGTaagagcagctttaaaaaaaaaaaaaaaaaaagtatgttatgTTTTATATGTAAGTCCCATCAATACATGTAGATGACGTTTTCATGTTAGCAGTCCTGTGTCATTGCTTATTAACAAGGCCCAGTGGATCTATATTCCTCCAGTACTGCATACATCTTAAGTATAAATGGCATGATGCTAAGCCAATACTGTTGTTGCATTGCTGCTTATAGcaaattcttatttctgtgCAGCCAAGCAGCCCAGGAGATTATTACAGTTCTATGGATGAAGATCTTAAGATTGAGGTGATTGAAAAACTTTTTGCCATGGACACAGAATCGAAAAGTCAGTGCACCTCCCAGGTAAGGAACTAATATCTCATCCAAAAGCCTTAAAAATCAGTCCCCTCCTAGTAGGTAGTACAGATGCATGCTGTATGTGCAGATACTGTGATATAACGTCCAAACGTATACACCAAAGCTTTGATGCACAATGCTAACAAAAACATGCACTTTCAAAAGCTGGGGTGTAAATTTCTAACCCTAACTCTCTGAAGCAAGTGCTTTAGGGTGTCACTGTGCTGGCCCTgctaagaagaaagaagcaggaggGAGCTTTCAGAATTTGGAAGCTTCTGTAGACTGGATAAGGAATATaagcagcagcaattttttttaaatctggcaTACTGACTAGTGAGTAAACATCCTTTCtagaacaaaatataaataaactaATTCTGGCAAAATggcaaaatgagaaaggaatgCCCCTCATAGCACATATCTCCTTCAactacaaaatgaaaactgtcattttggaTATATTCTTCTTGTCTTACCTCTTGGAGGATTTCAGAGAGAGGTGACAATTACTTGCACATCAAGTAACATGGTCTCCATCTCCTGCATTCTAATCAGGGTGTAAGTGTGGAAATTCCCTCTATAAATAACTCTCTTAATCCTCCACTATTATAACATTACATCAGGTGAGTTAGTGAATAAGAGGTGTAGGCCTGATGCAGCCCACCTAAGTTTAGAAACTTAATTGAAATGCCTTTGTTAAGAGCTTATACTTCTTTATAGTTAAGAGAAAGGAACAGGCATTGCTGGCTGTCAGCTCAGCTGTTACACTCATCTCCTTCTATTAATCCTACGGAAAGTCTGGGGTGATTGGGACACAAATGAGGTGCCTCAATTTGCCAGTGCAATTTGCAGAATTAGGTATGTGGTAGTCTATGTCCTGAAGAAATTTCATCTAAATCTGGACATAGAGACAGCAATGAAAGCGGTAGAAAGAGTGGACAGATAGGAGGAAAATGTGTATCAGGATCAAACTCAGTGCAAGACTTCACATGTGCAAACTTCAGTTTTGTCAGATTCAGCATCTGCTTGCTCAGGTGTGTCCCACCACATCAGCAGCTTTGGTGGGAAAAATGAGCACTAGAAAAGTGCCCCTGTCATGATCTGGCTGGTGGGCCCATATCGATTTCCCTCTCTGTTCAGCTCTGGTAAAACGCCAAgagaaatgaatttaaatatgACTAGTcctccaagggaaaaaaaaaaaaatacagatttaggTGCAATAGTGCCCTTCCAagtacatattttaaaacttttgcatttttagaagCATTTTTTCATGTAGCTAGATTACGAGAAAGCTGTGTTTCTATTTTAGCATGAAAAACCCTGAGGTTCAACTACATGCCACATGTTGTAGAGTCTTGGCAGACAAGTTATTCAAAGCGTAATGGAACACAAGATCTACTTCAGATCACACTGATCTTGCAGGCTTCATGCAAGCTGCTTTAGCAATACTGCTTGTctgggaggggtttttttcttcagtttgttatCTTACTTTGCTGCTGATGATATGATGAACATGTATGTTAcagaaataagacatttttaaataggAGCTGGCCAGTTTCACGTAGGTAAATTTGGCATACAGcgatttttcagctttgcatcTACTAGTATTGCATATCACACTAACTGCCACAACTACTATTAACTTCTAGTTTCTTTATGaacttactttatttttgcaCAGACTGATTTCAATGAACTGGACCTTGAAACCTTGGCTCCTTACATTCCTATGGATGGAGAGGATTTCCAGCTCAGCCCAATCTGCCAAGAAGAACGTCCTCTCTCTGAAAGTGCACAAAATACCCAGCAGAGTCCAAGTAGCATGAGTACCATCTTTCAACCCCTTGCTTCTGCTTCACAGAGTCAGTTCCTCCCAGAGAAATACTGCCCACAGctatcaaataaaaacattaaccCTGGTCATGGGTCCCTGTCATCGGTGTTCTTCAACAATGTGAGTAGGTCATCTCTGCCACCGTACCATGACCAAGCCAGCACTCCCCTGTCTTCAATGGGAGGAAGACCAAACACCCAGTGGCCACCTGATCCTCCATTAGAATATGTTCCTGCTAAATGGAGACTCATGGATAAATACTCAGGAACCCTATCAAGTTCCCCCTCAGGGCCACCAGTACATTCTCCAAGCGTGCCCATATATAAAAAAAGGTAAGAGTTTTTGTGGTATAACTATGTATTTtactcagaaaatattttgggagatggggggggggggtcataatcttgaaaaattcttttttctcagttcaGCTGGAATAAGTTCTTTTGATAGGCATCAGACTGCACCTCTGGGGAAATTAGTGTGGTGCTCTCCTGGGGCAGTCAGTCTAGTGGAAGCAGACTGGGTGGGctaatttttcattgcttgcaAGGGTGCATGAATGGATTTTCCTGCTGGTCAGGTAGAAATTACCGCAGTAATTCTGCAAAGCCTGCTTGACTTTATGCAGTTTAAGAAAAGTACTGAAAAGGCTTACTGGTCCAGCAGTAAGCTGGGACCCATGCATACTTTCTTACCTTTCTTACCTGCATATATTTTTTGCACAACAGAAAataggggagagggagggatgaCAGTACATTTATTGTTGGCATATGTaagtaagatttaaaattatagGCTTTTTTCTACAATCCTTCCTCACCTTGTTCACTTTTACACATGGGAACAGTATGCGATGAGATGTAGATCACAGGCTACAGTCCTAGAAGTTTCCTGTCATAGCTAGAAGCTTCTCTGTAGCTCTTGGGTCTTCACTGGTGGTCACGCTAAAACATTCAGGAAGTACATAAAGTAGCAAGgatcattttaaaacatgaagctttgcagtttgctttctgAGATTTCTTGTTGGCAGAAATACCAGTGTCTGAATATGCATCTGGAAAGAAAGGGTTTGTCCCCAAACAGCAACCTGTGTGTTCATATTTTGTATGCAAAGCAAAGGGACAGGTGTGGCTCTCAAAATCCTATCCTTAGAAAATTGCATGActctcttttccacagcatTTTTATGTCTGCCTGGAGATCCCTAGAGGCTGTTTATGCTAGACTTTCATTAGTCTTTGATCCCAAAAGTCAAAAGTTTCCAAAGCTTGTGGGATGActaacaaaaggaaataaaaacatttgacaTTTGAGGTCTGTCCACTGTCATGTGTCAAAGAACACcttaaatgtctttaaatgaaagaagaatcTGCATAAGTGAACAACATGGTTTAGAATTGCCTCCCTGCTCACTTACCCAGAGACCTTTTCTCCACAGGCCCCTGGATGCTTTTGGGCAACGAGGCATAGATGTAAGCCCGGCAAGAATTGCTCTGTCTAACAGTTTGAAACTGAAGCGACAACTGGATTATGAAGAACAAGCGTTGCAACAGCTGAGTGGGGTAATCATAAGAAATGCATCCCCTTCACAACTTTGGACTCACCATGGTCATTGgtgtaattatttattttgcttttctttacattCTAGGGAGATCCATCTGTCATTAACCCTTCTCACCTAATGTGGAAGAGAATGAAATTTCTCAAAGGGGAAAACTGTTCCTTGGTTACAGAAAAGAAGTCTCTCAGCACAAGTGTTCTTACTGGTAAGACAAAAGAAAGTGGTTTTGCAATGTTTTGTatcaaaacacaattttaagaCAGGTTGAATAGAAACAAAGActctttcaaaaggaaatgtaaataaGCTCTGTAAATATTACACTAAGATAAAGTTAAAGATCAGGTTGTATCACTAAGAGCTGAACAATTTAAGATACATTTGATAACTACCAGGTAGATGGTTTCATGTATGTTCACATCCTTGCTTTGGAGGTAACAGAGATCGGCTTAATGGAGATGGGTTTACCTCGTGCTGATCCAAGGTGCAGGCATCTCAGAGCTAAAAAGGATACTTTCTCTCTACAACACTGTTTCCTTACACAAGCATATCTTGGGTGCAATACTACTTCTAGAGCTAGTGGTGTTTCTGGACTTCTTTGTGACAAGATGTAGGTATGCCATGTGACCACCATGACGAGggttgctttgctttgaattaGTATTATCTACTATAATTATTACACTGgcttaatttaacttttttttttctgctactatGTGAATCAGATGAATTTGTCTGTAACTTGAGAGGTCTGAGCCAACCAATGAAtcaactgcagcagcagcagcaacccaCCTGTGGCAGTCCTGGTGAGAATTTGAAAGCAGGAGTGTTTGCCCCTCCGTTTTACAGTTCCCGTTATCAGGACTATACTGTCCAGCCAGCTCATAAAGCATCAGGTAAGAGCtgtcaaatactgaaattgGAAAATGTTGGTATTTAGTTCCAATACTGAttccatgaaagaaaacactttaaaaaaaaaaaggggggggggggggggggggagataaaCTAAGAACCAAACATGTATTGTTTCATAGAATGAAAAATTTGTTCTCTTGTTTAGTGTGAAACTTTTAATGTCTACATTTGTAatatatgaggaaaaaatatttttgccctTCATTTCAATTAAACTTAATGCCTTTTTACCTTGGAGGTCTAGTCAACCTCCATCCATACGCTTGTCTTGTGATGGAATGGATTAAATTGTACTAAACAACTTGGGAGGTTTGTAAGTTAAGTCTTAACGCATGCCTTCTAAAAGTTAATTAATTAAAGGAGACATATATGTGTCCCTTTTAATATATAAGGGGAGTGGGTGTTAATTTAGAAACTGTGTTGTTTACTACTGCTTTCCTCATCTGCACTAATATCATTTTTCTCAGAACAATCTAAATTGGGGGTGGATGTGAAAAACTGCCCATGTCCATGTGACATGCTTGCAACAGTTTAAGGCAGAGCAATGTGTAGGTTTGCTCTGAAACCTGTAATTGCTGGTGGTTTGAGGCATATTAAcataaacacaaaatgaaattataactGATATaaacagaagaaggaggagaggaaagaagtcCTCTGTGTCTCTCTTGTCTCAGCACCGTGACTTACTTCACTAATCTCTTCCAGGTATGACCAGTCGTCTGCTGGGGCCCTCCTTTGAACCCTACTTGTTGCCTGAGTTGACAAGATATGACTGTGAGGTGAACGTCCCTGTTTTGGGCAGCTCTATGCTTCTGCAGGGCAGTGAACTGCTCAGAGCACTGGACCAGGCCACCTGAGCAATCCTGCAATATTCCATGGCCTATACTGTTCAAAAcagcttcagtttttaaatatatttttgcaagtAGACAATTTCTAATACCAATACACTTTTACAGGA
It encodes:
- the EPAS1 gene encoding endothelial PAS domain-containing protein 1, with protein sequence MTTDKEKKRSSSERRKEKSRDAARCRRSKETEVFYELAHELPLPHNISSHLDKASIMRLAISFLRTHKLLSSVCADNENELEGDQQMDNLYLKALEGFIAVVTQDGDMIFLSENVNKYMGLTQVELTGHSIFDFTHPCDHEEIRENLSLKNGPGFGKKSKEMSTERDFFMRMKCTVTNRGRTVNLKSATWKVLHCTGQVKVYKTCPPHTLCGYKEPLLTCLIIMCEPIQHPSNIDIPLDSKTFLSRHSMDMKFTYCDDRITELIGYHPEELLGRSAYEFYHALDSESMTKSHQNLCTKGQVVTSQYRMLAKHGGYVWLETQGTVIYNTRNLQPQCIVCVNYVLSEIEKNDVVFSMDQTESLFKPHLLAMSTTYESGIPGSEKSDFLFTKLKEEPEELAQLAPTPGDAIISLDFGTQKFEEAPAFTSAVSTPNKAWPVEVKSHTAQGETLTIPSFTMPQIAPGSSTPSASSNSSCSTPSSPGDYYSSMDEDLKIEVIEKLFAMDTESKSQCTSQTDFNELDLETLAPYIPMDGEDFQLSPICQEERPLSESAQNTQQSPSSMSTIFQPLASASQSQFLPEKYCPQLSNKNINPGHGSLSSVFFNNVSRSSLPPYHDQASTPLSSMGGRPNTQWPPDPPLEYVPAKWRLMDKYSGTLSSSPSGPPVHSPSVPIYKKRPLDAFGQRGIDVSPARIALSNSLKLKRQLDYEEQALQQLSGGDPSVINPSHLMWKRMKFLKGENCSLVTEKKSLSTSVLTDEFVCNLRGLSQPMNQLQQQQQPTCGSPGENLKAGVFAPPFYSSRYQDYTVQPAHKASGMTSRLLGPSFEPYLLPELTRYDCEVNVPVLGSSMLLQGSELLRALDQAT